Proteins encoded together in one Riemerella anatipestifer window:
- a CDS encoding inorganic phosphate transporter has product MEFPILLIVIIALALIFDYINGFHDAANSIATIVSTKVLTPFQAVLWAAVWNFAAFFIAFYIVGEFKIGNTIAKTVNEDFINLEVIFSGLMAAIAWNLLTWWFGIPSSSSHTLIGGFLGAALMHALVLDYHEIVSAQPELSTFETMKLAFKQLFSQDVVKYSKVIPIFLFIFMAPFIGMVVSIIITLIIINICKKSNPHKAEKAFKQLQLVSSALFSLGHGLNDAQKVMGIIGAAVIFYHVDMVGGTDIYAQMLPTDRFNYFAKDYVWVPLASFVAIALGTMSGGWKIVKTMGTRITKVTPLEGVSAETAGAVTLFLTDHFGIPVSTTHTITGSIIGVGLTKRVSAVRWGITVSLLWAWILTIPISAIVAGITYLIVIMF; this is encoded by the coding sequence ATGGAATTTCCTATACTGCTCATTGTCATTATTGCGTTAGCACTTATTTTTGACTATATCAATGGCTTTCACGATGCCGCTAACTCTATAGCGACTATTGTTTCTACTAAAGTTTTAACCCCTTTTCAAGCAGTACTTTGGGCTGCTGTGTGGAATTTTGCCGCTTTCTTTATAGCCTTCTACATTGTAGGAGAGTTTAAGATAGGTAATACTATTGCCAAGACGGTGAACGAAGACTTCATCAATCTAGAAGTTATTTTTTCAGGATTGATGGCGGCTATCGCTTGGAATCTTCTAACTTGGTGGTTTGGGATACCATCATCTTCTTCACATACGCTTATAGGTGGGTTTTTAGGAGCCGCTCTTATGCACGCTTTGGTTTTGGATTATCACGAGATTGTATCGGCACAACCAGAGTTGTCTACCTTCGAAACAATGAAACTGGCTTTTAAACAGTTGTTTTCTCAAGATGTAGTAAAGTATAGTAAGGTAATACCAATATTCTTATTCATTTTTATGGCTCCTTTTATTGGTATGGTAGTATCTATTATTATTACACTCATTATCATCAATATTTGTAAAAAGTCTAATCCTCACAAGGCGGAAAAAGCATTTAAACAACTTCAGTTGGTTTCTTCAGCTTTGTTCAGTTTAGGGCATGGGCTTAATGATGCTCAAAAGGTGATGGGGATTATCGGAGCAGCAGTGATTTTCTACCATGTAGATATGGTAGGTGGTACAGATATATACGCACAAATGCTTCCTACTGATAGGTTCAACTATTTTGCGAAAGATTATGTATGGGTTCCGTTAGCATCATTTGTGGCTATTGCGTTAGGAACTATGAGTGGTGGTTGGAAAATCGTGAAAACAATGGGAACTCGTATCACTAAAGTAACACCATTAGAAGGTGTAAGTGCAGAGACAGCGGGTGCGGTTACTCTATTTTTAACCGACCACTTTGGTATTCCTGTATCTACTACCCATACGATTACGGGTTCTATTATCGGAGTTGGGCTTACAAAGAGGGTTTCTGCAGTGCGTTGGGGTATTACAGTGAGTTTGCTTTGGGCATGGATACTTACAATCCCAATTAGTGCGATAGTAGCAGGGATTACGTACCTTATTGTGATAATGTTTTAA
- a CDS encoding 4'-phosphopantetheinyl transferase family protein, whose amino-acid sequence MPLYKEFSTKGIAVLVWKHDEQKEVWHEEIDTQSKISIKKQYERLMVRRMLNSALPLHQLFYLEDGTPYLEPSSAFISISHSYPYAVLAIAPRKIGVDIEKKSDKLVRLKEKILYPSEKLWVSSQDEESYLTALWTIKESLYKIHSAKYWSFREHYEVLPFSLDNLSSVECKVLNSLTGNADIYRAKLEIIGEDYYLAVAEEA is encoded by the coding sequence ATGCCTCTTTACAAAGAGTTTTCTACGAAAGGAATAGCTGTTCTTGTTTGGAAACACGATGAACAAAAGGAGGTATGGCATGAGGAAATAGATACTCAATCTAAAATTTCAATAAAAAAACAATACGAACGACTGATGGTAAGGAGAATGCTCAATTCGGCATTGCCTCTCCATCAGTTGTTTTATTTGGAAGACGGAACACCCTACTTGGAGCCTTCTTCTGCGTTTATTTCAATCAGTCATTCATATCCTTATGCAGTTTTGGCAATCGCTCCTAGAAAAATAGGTGTGGATATAGAAAAGAAGTCTGATAAATTAGTTCGCTTAAAGGAGAAAATACTCTATCCTTCCGAAAAACTTTGGGTTTCTTCTCAAGATGAAGAATCTTATCTGACGGCATTATGGACGATTAAGGAGAGTTTATATAAAATCCATTCGGCTAAATATTGGTCTTTTAGAGAACATTACGAAGTGTTGCCTTTTTCTCTGGATAACCTATCTTCGGTGGAATGTAAGGTGCTTAATAGCCTAACTGGTAACGCAGATATATACAGAGCAAAGTTGGAGATTATAGGCGAAGATTATTACTTAGCCGTAGCGGAAGAAGCGTAG
- a CDS encoding FUSC family protein — MKYTTELKNFFSSQYLYAGVRISLAIVIPSIIFSYLGVFKDFFLFPLGTSFIALVDLPGSFVRRRNTLIAAIIAVLVVSTTASLLKDYSLLVFLEIIIFGMFFNMIGVYGARLASVGGLSLVVLAIFIDGHLTGNHIIKSLFIFTLGTLWYLLLLLLLSRLQPYKLAKQLVGENYLELAKFLEQKSKFYSKDSDLDQLVTQLTTQQIFIKNIQEETRELLFKTRKFVNESTTASRLLMMNFISSIDLYEKLLTSDNDYSKIRQFFGNEEVFNKIQRMLFILSIELKNIGISIQTSSTPKPKHALTLELEDCFNIYFDLRNQKLSAETLDYFLLLRQSMMRLAELTESINQIYKVSSQDTKLAKSLSSGLDLSKFLPDENPINFKVFKNNLSLDSAQFRYSIRVTIAMLIGYAVSKIDALSIGHSYWILITIVAIMRPAYSITKSRNLLRLYGTLVGAFLGTAAIYWVTHPVAQVSVLFISMVFCFATFRTRYFWAVLFMTIYIFLAFNFLNPGHFEVILKDRIIDTIIAGIIALFTSYFIFPVWEHTQNQTLMLNAINHNKAYFEEIIKTLQHKNITDEKYRLLRKNATIALANLSDNFQRMLSDPKNQQKKLEHIHQFVNTSHLLTAYIASLSQYAKTTKDYPEIDFEAWDTKINAELSKIKIALNNKFYDETLDKQSQLTPEDYVHQLLNKRKTEISENEFYNTRDSKKVTYLTELKSIQELLELIFSTAKKQRKVSLELRKYYASSATAK; from the coding sequence ATGAAATACACCACAGAACTTAAAAACTTTTTTTCTAGTCAATATTTATATGCTGGGGTAAGAATTTCTTTGGCTATTGTTATACCATCTATTATTTTCAGTTATTTAGGAGTTTTCAAAGATTTTTTCCTATTTCCTTTAGGTACAAGCTTTATCGCCTTGGTAGATTTGCCTGGTTCATTCGTAAGAAGACGAAACACTTTAATTGCCGCTATTATCGCTGTTTTAGTGGTATCTACTACCGCTAGCTTGCTCAAAGATTATAGTCTGCTGGTGTTTTTAGAAATTATCATTTTTGGAATGTTTTTCAATATGATAGGAGTCTATGGTGCTAGACTGGCTTCCGTTGGTGGACTTTCTTTGGTGGTATTAGCTATTTTTATTGACGGACACCTTACTGGTAATCATATCATTAAAAGTTTGTTTATTTTCACATTAGGAACGCTTTGGTACTTACTTTTATTACTATTACTATCTAGACTACAACCTTATAAACTCGCCAAACAACTCGTAGGCGAAAATTACTTAGAACTCGCTAAGTTCCTAGAACAGAAGTCTAAGTTCTACTCTAAAGATTCAGATTTAGACCAACTGGTAACGCAACTTACCACACAACAAATTTTCATTAAAAATATTCAAGAGGAAACTAGAGAACTCCTTTTCAAAACTAGAAAGTTTGTTAATGAATCTACCACTGCTAGCCGACTTTTAATGATGAATTTCATTAGTAGTATTGATTTGTATGAAAAACTTCTCACCTCCGATAATGATTATTCTAAAATAAGACAATTTTTCGGCAACGAAGAGGTATTTAACAAGATACAAAGAATGCTGTTTATACTCTCCATTGAGCTTAAAAACATTGGCATAAGCATACAAACAAGCAGCACTCCAAAGCCCAAACACGCTCTTACACTAGAGCTAGAAGATTGCTTTAACATCTATTTTGATTTAAGAAACCAGAAGCTATCGGCAGAAACTTTAGACTATTTCTTACTCCTGCGACAAAGTATGATGAGACTAGCGGAACTTACTGAAAGTATCAATCAGATTTATAAAGTTTCATCACAAGATACCAAACTCGCTAAGAGTTTATCTTCTGGATTGGATTTGTCAAAATTTCTACCAGATGAAAATCCTATCAATTTTAAGGTGTTTAAAAACAATCTTTCCTTAGATTCTGCACAATTTAGATACTCTATTAGAGTAACTATAGCTATGCTGATAGGCTACGCAGTCTCTAAAATAGATGCTCTCAGCATAGGACACTCTTACTGGATTCTCATTACCATTGTCGCTATTATGCGTCCTGCATACAGCATTACTAAAAGTAGAAATCTCCTTAGACTTTATGGTACTTTAGTAGGTGCTTTTTTAGGGACAGCGGCTATCTATTGGGTTACCCACCCCGTTGCACAAGTTTCCGTATTATTTATTTCTATGGTATTCTGCTTTGCAACTTTCAGAACACGCTATTTTTGGGCAGTTCTTTTTATGACGATTTACATCTTTTTGGCATTCAACTTTTTAAACCCAGGGCATTTTGAAGTCATCTTAAAGGATAGAATTATAGATACTATCATCGCTGGGATTATTGCTCTTTTCACTTCGTACTTTATCTTTCCTGTTTGGGAGCATACCCAAAACCAAACCCTTATGCTCAATGCCATCAACCATAACAAAGCCTATTTTGAAGAAATTATAAAAACGCTACAGCACAAAAATATTACCGATGAAAAATACCGTCTGCTAAGAAAAAATGCAACCATTGCTTTAGCCAATTTATCCGACAATTTCCAAAGAATGTTATCTGACCCCAAAAACCAACAGAAAAAACTGGAGCATATTCATCAATTCGTTAATACCTCACATCTATTAACGGCTTATATTGCTTCTTTATCGCAATACGCTAAAACCACAAAAGATTACCCTGAAATAGATTTTGAAGCGTGGGACACCAAGATAAACGCCGAACTAAGCAAAATAAAAATTGCTCTAAATAATAAGTTCTACGATGAAACATTAGACAAACAGAGCCAACTAACACCTGAAGATTATGTACACCAACTTCTAAACAAAAGGAAAACGGAAATTTCCGAAAATGAGTTTTATAATACACGAGATTCCAAAAAGGTAACTTACCTCACCGAACTTAAAAGCATACAAGAACTCCTAGAACTGATTTTCAGTACCGCCAAAAAACAAAGAAAAGTAAGTCTAGAACTAAGAAAATACTACGCTTCTTCCGCTACGGCTAAGTAA
- a CDS encoding BlaI/MecI/CopY family transcriptional regulator encodes MITPLTTAEEQLMQVVWELQGAFLKDIVEAYPEPKPHQNTISTFLKILVEKGFISTEKEGRIFFYKIEISKEEYELFLLKNFVETYYTNNKKLLIERLLNEELITTKDLSKFCKKEKKKKKKKKEK; translated from the coding sequence ATGATAACACCACTCACTACCGCTGAGGAACAACTTATGCAAGTTGTATGGGAATTACAAGGAGCTTTCCTTAAAGATATTGTGGAGGCCTATCCAGAACCCAAACCTCATCAAAACACCATTTCTACCTTCCTTAAAATATTAGTAGAAAAGGGATTCATAAGCACAGAGAAAGAAGGTCGGATTTTTTTCTACAAAATAGAAATTTCCAAAGAAGAATATGAGCTTTTCTTACTCAAAAATTTTGTAGAAACTTATTATACCAATAACAAAAAACTATTGATAGAAAGACTTTTAAACGAAGAGCTCATTACCACCAAAGACCTTTCTAAATTCTGTAAAAAAGAAAAAAAGAAGAAGAAAAAAAAGAAAGAAAAATAA
- the pdhA gene encoding pyruvate dehydrogenase (acetyl-transferring) E1 component subunit alpha, translated as MKEFSKEVYLKWYEDMTMWRRFEDKCRSLYLKQKIRGFLHLYNGQEAIPAGFTHAMDLTKDSMITAYRCHIHPMAMGVDPKRIMAELCGKATGTSQGMGGSMHIFSKEHRFYGGHGIVGGQIPLGAGIAFADKYFDRKAVNICFMGDGAVRQGSLHETFNMAMNWKLPVVFVCENNQYAMGTSVKRTANHEDIYKLGLGYEMPCLPVDAMDPEKVAEAAFEAIERARRGDGPTFIEARTYRYRGHSMSDAEPYRTKEEVAIHKEQDPIELVKQRILDNKWATEAELEQLDENSRAFVEECVEFMENSPFPDAEKVYEYVYSTSDYPFLDKLEN; from the coding sequence ATGAAAGAATTTTCCAAAGAAGTTTACCTTAAGTGGTATGAAGATATGACTATGTGGAGACGCTTCGAAGATAAGTGTCGTTCTCTTTACTTGAAACAGAAAATTAGAGGTTTTTTACACCTTTATAATGGGCAGGAAGCGATACCAGCAGGATTTACTCATGCTATGGATTTAACCAAAGATAGTATGATAACTGCTTACCGTTGTCACATACATCCTATGGCGATGGGGGTAGACCCTAAGAGAATTATGGCAGAACTATGTGGTAAAGCTACGGGGACTTCGCAAGGTATGGGAGGTTCTATGCATATTTTTAGTAAAGAACACCGTTTTTATGGTGGGCATGGTATTGTTGGTGGGCAAATTCCTTTGGGAGCAGGTATTGCATTTGCTGATAAATATTTTGATAGAAAAGCAGTCAATATTTGTTTTATGGGAGACGGTGCCGTTCGTCAAGGGTCTTTACATGAAACATTTAATATGGCAATGAATTGGAAACTTCCAGTGGTTTTTGTTTGTGAAAACAACCAGTACGCTATGGGAACGTCTGTGAAAAGAACTGCTAACCACGAAGATATCTATAAACTAGGTTTAGGTTATGAAATGCCTTGTTTACCAGTAGATGCTATGGATCCTGAGAAAGTTGCTGAGGCTGCTTTTGAAGCTATAGAAAGAGCAAGAAGAGGAGATGGTCCTACATTTATAGAGGCTAGAACTTATCGTTACAGAGGACACTCAATGTCTGATGCAGAGCCTTATAGAACTAAAGAGGAGGTAGCTATTCATAAAGAGCAAGACCCTATTGAACTTGTAAAACAAAGGATTTTAGATAACAAATGGGCTACAGAGGCAGAGCTAGAGCAACTTGATGAAAATTCTAGAGCTTTCGTAGAAGAATGTGTGGAATTTATGGAGAACTCTCCGTTCCCAGATGCTGAAAAGGTCTATGAATATGTTTATTCTACATCAGATTATCCTTTTTTAGATAAATTAGAAAACTAA
- a CDS encoding 2-oxo acid dehydrogenase subunit E2: MAEIITMPRLSDTMTEGKVSKWHKQVGDAVKEGDILAEIETDKAVQDFESEVNGTLLYVGVSEGNAAPVDTILAIIGKEGEDISGLVGGNQSTPQPASSESVSVENTVTETTSSVEVPKGVEVINMPRLSDTMTEGKVSKWHKQVGDAVKEGDILAEIETDKAVQDFESEFNGTLLYQGVGEGEAAEVDKILAIIGPAGTDVSAIVSNGGVVSKPQAQQEQSSVASSSKAENVSTSNASVSTDRVAISPLARKMAEEKGIDITNLKGSGENGRIVKKDIENYQPNATEQRSASVTPAAQVAMNFVAGETTETPNSQVRNVIAKRLSESKFSAPHYYLMVEVNMDKAITARKEINSLPDTKVSFNDMVIKATAMALRKHPQINSSWAGDKIIHHGSINIGVAVAIPDGLVVPVLKNADFMNYSQISAGVKDMASRAKSKGLKANEMEGSTFSISNLGMFGIETFTSIINQPNSCILSVGAIIEKPVVKDGQIVVGNTMKLSLACDHRVVDGATGAEFLQTLKTYLENPFALLV, encoded by the coding sequence ATGGCAGAAATAATTACAATGCCTCGCCTTTCTGATACAATGACAGAAGGTAAGGTTTCCAAGTGGCATAAGCAGGTTGGAGATGCTGTAAAGGAAGGAGATATTCTTGCAGAAATAGAAACAGATAAAGCGGTTCAGGATTTTGAATCAGAGGTTAACGGAACACTACTTTATGTAGGTGTAAGTGAAGGAAATGCAGCTCCTGTGGACACTATTTTGGCAATTATAGGGAAAGAAGGCGAAGATATTTCAGGGCTTGTGGGCGGTAATCAAAGTACGCCTCAACCAGCTTCATCAGAAAGTGTCTCTGTGGAAAATACGGTAACTGAAACTACGTCATCAGTAGAAGTGCCTAAGGGTGTTGAGGTAATTAATATGCCTCGTCTGTCTGATACAATGACAGAAGGTAAGGTTTCCAAGTGGCATAAGCAGGTTGGAGATGCTGTAAAGGAAGGAGATATTCTTGCAGAAATAGAAACAGATAAAGCCGTTCAAGATTTTGAATCAGAATTTAACGGAACTCTTTTATACCAAGGTGTAGGAGAGGGAGAAGCAGCTGAAGTAGATAAAATATTAGCCATTATAGGACCTGCTGGAACAGATGTTTCTGCTATAGTTTCTAATGGCGGAGTGGTTAGTAAGCCTCAAGCTCAACAAGAACAGTCAAGTGTAGCTTCTAGCTCAAAAGCAGAAAATGTTTCAACATCTAATGCTAGTGTTTCAACAGATAGAGTGGCTATTTCTCCATTGGCTAGAAAAATGGCAGAGGAGAAGGGTATAGATATTACAAATCTAAAAGGTTCTGGAGAGAACGGAAGAATAGTAAAGAAAGATATAGAAAACTATCAGCCAAACGCAACAGAACAGCGTTCTGCTTCTGTAACGCCAGCTGCACAAGTAGCTATGAATTTTGTTGCTGGAGAAACTACAGAAACACCTAACTCTCAAGTTAGAAATGTAATCGCAAAAAGACTTTCTGAAAGTAAGTTTTCAGCACCTCACTACTATTTAATGGTAGAGGTGAATATGGATAAAGCCATCACTGCTAGAAAGGAAATTAACTCACTTCCTGACACTAAAGTATCGTTTAACGATATGGTGATTAAGGCGACAGCTATGGCTCTTAGAAAGCACCCTCAAATCAATAGTAGCTGGGCGGGAGATAAGATTATTCATCATGGTAGCATCAATATTGGCGTGGCAGTGGCTATCCCAGACGGATTAGTAGTACCTGTATTGAAGAATGCAGACTTTATGAATTATAGTCAAATTTCTGCAGGAGTTAAAGATATGGCTTCTAGAGCAAAATCTAAAGGTCTTAAAGCTAACGAAATGGAAGGTTCTACATTCTCAATATCCAACCTTGGAATGTTTGGAATAGAAACATTTACTTCTATTATCAATCAACCGAACTCTTGTATACTTTCGGTAGGTGCTATTATAGAGAAGCCTGTAGTTAAAGACGGACAAATTGTAGTAGGTAATACTATGAAGTTGTCTTTAGCGTGTGACCACCGTGTGGTAGATGGTGCTACTGGTGCAGAGTTTTTACAAACATTAAAGACTTACCTAGAAAATCCGTTTGCATTATTAGTTTAA
- the deoC gene encoding deoxyribose-phosphate aldolase — protein MINVKNYLDSTYLKTPEQAGITPEETKAKVRELTDEAIDNGLFAVMIRPDFVKETKNYLAQKNAKVVLGTVIGFHEGTASIESKLNEAQKAIEDGADELDFVINYTAYKNGENDLVKDEFLRCTELCLNHKKIAKWIIEIAALTDAQIEDLTKKIATWATDTFKEEDLENIFVKSSTGFYQTEGGKPNGATFEGIEIMLENAGKLPVKAAGGVRTPEDAEKMIALGVKRIGTSSAMALVKGENASEGY, from the coding sequence ATGATAAACGTAAAAAACTATCTAGACTCTACTTATCTTAAAACTCCTGAACAGGCTGGAATTACTCCAGAAGAAACTAAAGCAAAGGTAAGAGAACTAACTGATGAAGCAATTGATAATGGACTTTTCGCTGTGATGATTCGTCCTGATTTTGTTAAAGAAACTAAAAATTATTTAGCTCAAAAAAATGCTAAGGTAGTACTAGGCACTGTAATTGGGTTTCACGAAGGTACAGCGAGTATAGAGTCAAAACTAAATGAAGCTCAAAAAGCAATAGAAGATGGTGCTGATGAACTAGATTTTGTTATCAATTATACTGCTTACAAAAACGGCGAAAATGATTTAGTTAAAGACGAATTTTTGCGTTGTACAGAACTTTGCTTAAACCACAAAAAGATAGCAAAGTGGATTATTGAAATCGCTGCTCTTACAGATGCTCAAATAGAGGATTTGACTAAAAAAATAGCAACTTGGGCTACAGATACTTTTAAGGAAGAAGACCTAGAAAATATTTTTGTAAAATCTTCTACTGGTTTCTATCAAACAGAAGGTGGCAAGCCTAATGGTGCTACTTTTGAAGGTATTGAAATAATGCTAGAAAACGCAGGGAAACTTCCTGTGAAAGCAGCAGGCGGTGTAAGAACACCAGAAGACGCCGAAAAAATGATTGCTCTAGGCGTGAAAAGAATAGGTACTTCTTCAGCAATGGCTCTTGTAAAAGGTGAAAACGCTTCGGAAGGATACTAA
- a CDS encoding class I SAM-dependent methyltransferase, with amino-acid sequence MECLQRKELKDFIEAHLKEDVMKILLKKPIFEGVNNQDLVQQIEGRRIARKKFPFLDRSGILFPPHLNLEQSSSQSTASFKGERFSGNHFLDLTSGFGIDAFFLSQNFKKVTLVEQNSSLLSLVEHNWTELGREADFINTNLETFLENNQKLYDLVYLDPARRDNNKNKKFLLEDLSPNILEIKNQLLEISPKVLVKLSPLIDIKYLISVLSHIVSIDVIAVKNEVKEVLVLMDRSAEENSSPLCRCFNLETNEPDFSFIIKGEENTQVYFSEAEKYLYIPNGAILKSGAFKSVAQKYQLNKLHINTHLYTSEEKILDFPGRVLEVEEVSSKEIKKGEQYNIISKNYPLSPVEIKKKYKLKDGGQNYLIFTQTIKGKVILRSK; translated from the coding sequence ATGGAGTGTCTACAGAGAAAGGAATTGAAGGATTTTATAGAAGCACACCTCAAAGAAGATGTGATGAAAATTCTTTTGAAAAAACCGATTTTTGAAGGGGTTAACAATCAAGATTTAGTTCAGCAGATAGAAGGACGTAGGATAGCTCGTAAAAAATTCCCTTTTTTGGATAGAAGTGGCATTTTATTTCCTCCTCATCTTAATTTAGAACAATCCTCTTCGCAATCTACGGCTTCTTTTAAAGGAGAAAGGTTTAGTGGAAATCACTTTTTGGATTTAACTAGTGGCTTCGGGATAGATGCTTTTTTTCTGTCTCAAAACTTTAAAAAAGTAACTCTTGTGGAGCAAAATAGCTCTCTTTTATCATTAGTTGAACATAATTGGACGGAACTTGGTAGAGAGGCTGATTTCATCAATACAAATCTGGAAACTTTTTTAGAAAATAACCAAAAGCTGTATGACTTGGTCTATTTAGACCCTGCTAGAAGAGATAATAATAAAAATAAAAAATTTCTTTTAGAGGATTTATCGCCTAATATCTTAGAGATTAAAAATCAACTTTTGGAGATTTCTCCAAAGGTGTTGGTTAAACTTTCTCCTCTTATTGATATTAAATACTTGATTTCCGTTTTGTCTCATATCGTTTCCATAGATGTTATAGCGGTAAAAAATGAAGTGAAAGAAGTTTTAGTTTTGATGGACAGAAGTGCAGAGGAAAACAGCTCTCCGCTTTGCAGATGTTTTAATTTAGAAACAAATGAACCTGATTTTTCGTTCATTATAAAAGGTGAGGAGAATACTCAAGTCTATTTTTCTGAAGCTGAAAAATATCTGTATATTCCTAATGGGGCTATACTTAAATCGGGGGCGTTTAAGAGTGTTGCACAAAAATATCAACTGAATAAGCTTCATATCAATACACATCTCTACACTTCGGAAGAAAAAATATTAGATTTTCCAGGGCGAGTTCTTGAAGTAGAAGAGGTTTCGTCTAAGGAAATAAAAAAGGGAGAGCAGTATAACATTATTTCAAAAAATTACCCACTAAGTCCTGTGGAAATTAAGAAAAAATACAAACTTAAAGATGGGGGACAGAACTATCTTATTTTTACTCAAACCATAAAAGGTAAAGTAATTTTGAGGTCTAAATAA